The nucleotide window GATCAAGTCAGCAAAACTAATGTTAAGAATAGTATTTTGACCTTTAAGAAATTGGTTCATCAGCTTTATGGAGAACATCTGGAACGAGTCATTTTATTTGGTTCTCAAGCGAGGGGAAATGCAACAGAAGATTCAGATGTTGATATTCTCATTATTACCCAGAAGCGTTTATCTTTAGAGGGGCGAGAAAGGCTAATTGCTTTCATTAGTCA belongs to Cyanobacteria bacterium GSL.Bin1 and includes:
- a CDS encoding nucleotidyltransferase domain-containing protein, producing MKKNNDQVSKTNVKNSILTFKKLVHQLYGEHLERVILFGSQARGNATEDSDVDILIITQKRLSLEGRERLIAFISHLSMNENILINFMEMSPQRFNSEQSPLLLNIRREGIAL